In Prescottella soli, a genomic segment contains:
- a CDS encoding aminodeoxychorismate lyase yields MAEQVLVTLDGQVRDADEPLLHVDDLAVVRGDGVFETLLVRDGRACKPALHLDRLESSARALALPWPGRGLWSRAIETAAREWGSDREGWMRLVLSRGREGGGPPTAFITVGPVAERVLQARRDGVSAMTLRRGFSVDLSATAPWQLLGAKTLSYATNMAALRHAQSHGADDVVFTSSEGRVLEGPRSTVVIARGKTLITPPPDQSILPGTTQKALFEVAPDKGYTCEYAPLFPADLIAAEGVWLISSITLAARVHTLDGLKLPVPPAAEDVTSLVGLAVETVGSN; encoded by the coding sequence ATGGCAGAGCAGGTGCTGGTGACGCTGGACGGGCAGGTGCGCGACGCAGACGAGCCCCTCCTGCACGTGGACGACCTCGCTGTGGTTCGCGGCGACGGCGTGTTCGAGACGCTGCTGGTACGCGACGGCCGGGCGTGCAAACCAGCGCTTCATCTCGACCGGCTGGAGTCGTCGGCGCGGGCCCTCGCCTTGCCGTGGCCCGGGCGCGGGCTGTGGTCCCGGGCGATCGAGACTGCGGCCCGGGAGTGGGGCAGCGACCGGGAGGGGTGGATGCGGCTGGTACTCAGCCGCGGCCGTGAGGGTGGCGGCCCGCCGACCGCGTTCATCACCGTGGGTCCGGTGGCCGAGCGGGTGCTGCAGGCCCGCCGCGACGGCGTCTCGGCGATGACCCTGCGCCGCGGCTTCTCGGTCGATCTGTCGGCGACGGCGCCGTGGCAACTGTTGGGCGCGAAGACCCTGTCGTACGCGACGAACATGGCGGCCCTGCGGCACGCGCAATCGCACGGCGCCGACGACGTGGTCTTCACGAGCAGCGAGGGCCGCGTTCTGGAGGGTCCGCGCTCCACCGTCGTGATCGCCCGGGGTAAGACGTTGATCACTCCGCCACCGGATCAGAGCATCCTTCCCGGCACCACCCAGAAGGCGCTGTTCGAGGTGGCCCCGGACAAGGGGTACACGTGTGAGTATGCACCCCTCTTTCCGGCCGATCTGATTGCAGCGGAGGGGGTTTGGTTGATTTCGAGTATCACTCTGGCTGCCCGCGTGCACACCCTGGACGGGCTGAAGTTGCCGGTTCCGCCCGCGGCCGAGGATGTGACCTCGCTGGTGGGGTTGGCGGTGGAGACGGTCGGCTCGAACTGA
- the cydB gene encoding cytochrome d ubiquinol oxidase subunit II codes for MGLQEFWFILIAVLFTGYFVLEGFDFGVGMLMPVLGKTDNRRRVLLNTIGPVWDGNEVWLITGGGALFAAFPDWYATLFSGFYLPLLLILVALILRIVAIEWRGKIDDDKWRWRADLGIMIGSWVPAVLWGVAFANIVRGVAINADKQVTSNFFELLNPYALLGGITTALVFALHGAVFIALKTADDVRIDAADIAKKLAIPTVPIAGGFVLWTQLAYGKGWTWILVALAAIAVIAVVVLTRAEREGWAFAFTTLAVMATTVLLFASLYPNVMPSTTDPAFNLTIQNASSSHYTLTVMSWAAVILTPIVLIYQGWTYWVFRKRISTKQIPPSIGLPRKAGSSKVG; via the coding sequence ATGGGACTGCAGGAATTCTGGTTCATCCTCATCGCGGTGCTCTTCACGGGCTACTTCGTGTTGGAGGGCTTCGACTTCGGCGTCGGAATGCTGATGCCGGTACTCGGTAAGACGGACAACCGACGTCGTGTCCTCCTCAACACGATCGGGCCGGTCTGGGATGGGAACGAGGTGTGGCTGATCACCGGTGGCGGTGCGTTGTTCGCGGCGTTCCCCGACTGGTACGCAACGCTGTTCTCCGGGTTCTACCTGCCGTTGCTGCTCATTCTGGTGGCGCTGATCCTGCGGATCGTCGCGATCGAATGGCGCGGCAAGATCGACGACGACAAGTGGCGCTGGCGGGCCGACCTGGGCATCATGATCGGCTCCTGGGTGCCGGCGGTGCTGTGGGGTGTCGCGTTCGCGAACATCGTCCGCGGCGTCGCGATCAACGCAGACAAGCAGGTGACGTCCAACTTCTTCGAGCTGCTCAACCCGTACGCGCTGCTCGGTGGCATCACGACCGCGCTCGTGTTCGCCCTGCACGGTGCGGTGTTCATCGCCCTCAAGACCGCCGACGACGTGCGGATCGACGCCGCGGACATCGCGAAGAAGCTCGCCATCCCGACCGTGCCCATCGCGGGCGGGTTCGTGCTGTGGACCCAGCTGGCCTACGGCAAGGGCTGGACGTGGATCCTGGTGGCGCTCGCGGCGATCGCGGTCATCGCGGTGGTGGTGCTCACCCGGGCCGAGCGTGAGGGCTGGGCGTTCGCGTTCACCACGCTCGCGGTCATGGCGACCACCGTGTTGCTGTTCGCCTCGCTGTACCCGAACGTGATGCCGTCGACGACCGATCCGGCGTTCAACCTCACGATCCAGAACGCGTCGTCGAGCCACTACACGCTGACGGTGATGAGTTGGGCGGCAGTGATACTCACACCGATCGTGCTGATCTACCAGGGCTGGACGTACTGGGTGTTCCGGAAGCGGATCTCCACGAAGCAGATCCCGCCGTCGATCGGCCTGCCTCGCAAGGCCGGATCCTCGAAGGTCGGATGA
- a CDS encoding sulfurtransferase: protein MARSDVLVSADWAEQNLNAPKTVFIEVDEDTAAYDGGHIEGAIKLDWRKDLQDGVRRDFLNQEQFSALLSAKGVANDDTVVLYGGNNNWFAAYAYWYFKLYGHQDIKLIDGGRKKWELDGRPLSKETVTRPATEYQAAAADTSIRAFRDDVIAAIGSANLVDVRSPDEYSGKILAPAHLPQEQAQQRGHVPGAINIPWSTTANEDGTFKSDADLAKLYADKGFDESKDTIAYCRIGERSSHTWFVLQEILGKQNVKNYDGSWVEYGSLVGAPIELGA, encoded by the coding sequence ATGGCTCGCTCCGACGTCCTGGTCTCCGCAGACTGGGCAGAGCAGAACCTCAACGCCCCCAAGACCGTCTTCATCGAGGTCGACGAGGACACCGCCGCGTACGACGGCGGCCACATCGAGGGCGCGATCAAGCTCGACTGGCGCAAGGATCTGCAGGACGGCGTCCGCCGCGACTTCCTGAACCAGGAGCAGTTCTCCGCCCTGCTGTCCGCGAAGGGCGTCGCCAACGACGACACCGTGGTGCTCTACGGCGGCAACAACAACTGGTTCGCGGCCTACGCCTACTGGTACTTCAAGCTGTACGGCCACCAGGACATCAAGCTGATCGACGGTGGGCGCAAGAAGTGGGAGCTCGACGGCCGTCCGCTGTCGAAGGAGACCGTCACCCGCCCGGCCACCGAGTACCAGGCCGCCGCGGCCGACACCTCGATCCGCGCCTTCCGCGACGACGTGATCGCCGCGATCGGCTCCGCGAACCTGGTCGACGTGCGCTCCCCCGACGAGTACTCCGGCAAGATCCTCGCGCCGGCGCACCTGCCGCAGGAGCAGGCGCAGCAGCGCGGTCACGTCCCGGGCGCCATCAACATCCCGTGGAGCACCACCGCGAACGAGGACGGTACCTTCAAGTCCGACGCGGACCTCGCGAAGCTGTACGCGGACAAGGGATTCGACGAATCCAAGGACACCATCGCCTACTGCCGCATCGGCGAGCGCTCGAGCCACACCTGGTTCGTGCTGCAGGAGATCCTCGGCAAGCAGAACGTGAAGAACTACGACGGCAGCTGGGTCGAGTACGGCTCGCTGGTCGGCGCACCGATCGAGTTGGGAGCATAA
- the cydC gene encoding thiol reductant ABC exporter subunit CydC, with product MNRDLLRALRLLDLQPRRVLAAIAAGVATLGSALALAALSAWLITRAWQMPPVLDLSVAVVAVRALGISRGIFRYLERLATHDAALRGTTSARTMLYRRLADGDPAAAAGLRRGDLLARTGADVDALGDVVVRAIIPIAVSVILALSAVVLLGLISPAAAAVLAVALAVSGVLAPWLSARAASLAESDSAAATALFSETAVTALDHAAELRVAGRLDDVLAGAENANRDAVRATDRAAMPAAFAAAATPLAIGASVLGSLLIGIALYGPDGGAPGGMTPMSLAIVVLVPLAAFEATGALPAAAIALTRARIASGRILALVDRAGEPQPAGTEVPVGPGHIRARDLRCGWPGSERVTAALDLDIAPGSRIAIVGASGAGKTTLLMTLAGLLPPVDGTVSADGVPIEQYRPDDLRHRIGFFAEDAHVFDTSVLENLRVARGDLTEEQALEALATVGLGEWVSQLPRGVHTPLGGGARAISGGQRRRLLLARALVSPAQVLLLDEPTEHLDATDGAAMLCALLDRDSVLVDADRTVVLVTHQLPPTTHADRVVTVGNGRGVPVDRVSERAGFDSARHS from the coding sequence ATGAATCGTGATCTGCTGCGGGCGCTTCGCCTCCTGGATCTGCAGCCGCGGCGGGTGCTGGCCGCGATCGCCGCGGGTGTGGCGACGCTCGGGAGCGCACTCGCGCTGGCGGCGCTTTCGGCGTGGCTGATCACCCGCGCGTGGCAGATGCCGCCGGTGCTGGACCTGTCGGTCGCGGTGGTCGCCGTGCGCGCCCTCGGTATCTCCCGCGGCATCTTCCGCTACCTCGAGCGCCTGGCGACGCACGACGCCGCGCTGCGCGGCACCACGTCGGCTCGGACGATGCTCTACCGCCGCCTCGCCGACGGCGATCCCGCGGCCGCGGCCGGTCTTCGTCGCGGAGACCTGTTGGCGCGCACCGGCGCCGACGTCGACGCGCTCGGCGACGTGGTGGTCCGGGCGATCATCCCGATCGCCGTCTCGGTGATCCTGGCCCTGTCCGCAGTGGTTCTGCTCGGGCTGATCTCGCCGGCCGCCGCGGCGGTGCTGGCAGTGGCGCTCGCCGTGTCGGGGGTGCTGGCGCCGTGGCTGTCGGCCCGGGCCGCGAGTCTGGCGGAGTCGGACAGTGCCGCGGCGACGGCACTGTTCAGCGAGACCGCGGTGACCGCGCTCGACCACGCCGCCGAGTTGCGGGTGGCCGGACGGTTGGACGACGTCCTCGCCGGTGCCGAGAACGCGAACCGGGACGCCGTGCGCGCCACCGACCGGGCGGCGATGCCGGCCGCGTTCGCGGCGGCCGCCACGCCGCTCGCGATCGGGGCGAGCGTGCTGGGGTCCCTGTTGATCGGCATCGCGCTCTATGGGCCGGACGGCGGGGCTCCCGGGGGCATGACGCCGATGTCGCTGGCGATCGTCGTCCTCGTTCCGCTCGCGGCGTTCGAGGCGACGGGAGCGCTGCCTGCGGCGGCGATCGCACTGACCCGGGCCCGGATCGCGTCGGGGCGGATTCTCGCCCTCGTCGACCGGGCCGGGGAACCGCAGCCCGCGGGGACCGAGGTGCCGGTCGGGCCCGGTCACATTCGGGCCCGGGATCTGCGATGCGGCTGGCCGGGCAGCGAACGCGTGACGGCGGCGCTCGATCTGGACATCGCGCCGGGCAGCCGCATCGCGATTGTCGGTGCGAGCGGCGCCGGGAAGACGACGCTGCTGATGACCCTGGCCGGCCTGCTGCCGCCGGTCGACGGGACGGTGTCGGCCGACGGCGTGCCGATCGAGCAGTATCGGCCGGACGATCTGCGCCACCGGATCGGCTTCTTCGCCGAGGACGCCCACGTGTTCGACACGTCGGTGCTCGAGAACCTGCGCGTCGCCCGCGGAGACCTCACCGAGGAGCAGGCCCTCGAAGCGCTGGCGACAGTGGGGCTGGGGGAGTGGGTGTCCCAGCTCCCGCGCGGGGTGCACACGCCGCTGGGCGGTGGTGCCCGGGCGATCTCGGGCGGGCAGCGTCGACGGCTGCTGTTGGCCCGCGCGCTGGTCTCGCCGGCGCAGGTGCTCCTGCTCGACGAGCCGACCGAACACCTCGACGCGACCGACGGAGCGGCGATGCTGTGCGCGCTACTCGACCGGGATTCCGTGCTCGTCGACGCGGACCGCACCGTGGTCCTCGTCACTCACCAGTTGCCACCGACGACGCACGCGGACCGGGTCGTGACGGTGGGCAACGGTCGGGGCGTCCCGGTGGATCGTGTCAGTGAACGTGCCGGGTTCGACTCGGCGCGCCACTCCTGA
- a CDS encoding DUF1416 domain-containing protein, translating to MCGAPVQTQTLPAGVDVEKETVITGRVLAADGQPVGGAFVRLLDGTDEFTAEVVASATGDFRFFAAPGDWKVRALSSSGNGDVRINPSSAGVHNVDVTVAK from the coding sequence ATGTGCGGAGCACCTGTTCAGACCCAGACCCTGCCCGCGGGCGTCGACGTCGAGAAGGAAACCGTCATCACCGGCCGCGTCCTGGCCGCTGACGGCCAGCCGGTGGGCGGCGCGTTCGTGCGCCTGCTCGACGGCACCGACGAGTTCACGGCCGAGGTCGTCGCGTCCGCGACGGGCGACTTCCGCTTCTTCGCCGCCCCCGGCGACTGGAAGGTGCGTGCACTGTCCAGCTCCGGCAACGGCGACGTGCGGATCAACCCGTCGAGCGCCGGCGTCCACAACGTCGACGTGACCGTCGCCAAGTAG
- a CDS encoding FABP family protein, which yields MSQDPDAGNDSTPAQPDDTQSHVVRGSGDRAVANAEERAKETAGRNIANLPDLPLPDDTANLRFGPDLHPGMLALLPLVGVWRGEGEGHDPETGDYPFGQQIVVSHDGGNYLTWESRSWRLDADGAYVGPDQRESGYWRVAGDGIPGSTNEEVIELLLTHASGVVELFYGQALTQSSWELATDVVIRSESGELIGGAKRLYGIVEGGDLAYVEERVVADGPLEPRFSARLSRYIG from the coding sequence GTGAGCCAGGATCCCGACGCGGGCAACGATTCGACGCCCGCGCAGCCTGACGACACCCAGTCGCACGTTGTCCGAGGCAGCGGCGACCGGGCGGTTGCCAATGCCGAGGAGCGAGCCAAGGAGACGGCGGGGCGCAACATCGCGAACCTGCCGGATCTGCCGCTGCCCGACGACACCGCGAATCTGCGGTTCGGGCCCGATCTGCACCCCGGCATGCTCGCACTACTGCCGCTGGTCGGCGTGTGGCGCGGCGAGGGCGAGGGCCACGATCCGGAAACCGGCGACTACCCGTTCGGCCAGCAGATCGTCGTGTCACACGACGGCGGCAACTATCTGACCTGGGAGTCCCGCTCCTGGCGTCTCGACGCCGACGGCGCGTACGTGGGTCCCGATCAGCGTGAGAGCGGCTACTGGCGTGTCGCCGGCGACGGCATCCCCGGCAGCACCAACGAAGAGGTCATCGAACTCCTCCTCACGCATGCGTCGGGCGTCGTCGAGCTGTTCTACGGCCAGGCACTCACGCAGTCGTCGTGGGAACTCGCGACCGACGTCGTGATCCGCAGCGAGTCCGGCGAGCTGATCGGTGGCGCCAAGCGCCTCTACGGCATCGTCGAGGGCGGCGACCTGGCCTACGTCGAGGAGCGTGTCGTCGCGGACGGCCCCCTCGAGCCCCGGTTCTCTGCGCGCCTCTCGCGCTACATCGGCTGA
- the cydD gene encoding thiol reductant ABC exporter subunit CydD, with the protein MSTATERPARARRRAGRAGRSGGPVDPRLWKYSASARGYLILTVVLSAVNVAMVIASAVLIGTILAGVITSDRRSVADWRTELTWLAVAVAVRVLAVWLHARYAHRSANRVVSELEVEVLQAAVRMPPRTLDPRRDEIATVLTRGVRAIAPYLTGYLPALILAATLTPATFLVIAFQDLTAAMIVVVTLPLIPVFMILIGMLTKGKSEQTLAALTRLSGQLLDLIAGLPTLRALGREHGPATRVRELGDAHRKTTMSSLRVAFLSSMVLELLATLSVALIAVSIGLRLVFGNMELEPGIIALILAPEVYLPLRMVGTQFHAAEDGLAAASKAFGVLDQAPRRDASGTAEVVADGAVVELAGVSVRSRSGTAPHRLDARCVPGEVTVLTGANGSGKSTALQTVLGLTAPDDGSVSVAGVDVEDLDPSGWWAQIAWLPQHPVIVPGTLVENLALAGDIDVDSDEVRQACRATGFDAVLQELPHGWGSVVGAGGLGLSLGQRQRLALTRLLVSPRPVLLLDEPTAHLDDDTERTVLTSLRALARTGRTVVVVGHRPSVLAVGDRVIEVEARQEVGASHES; encoded by the coding sequence ATGAGTACAGCGACCGAACGCCCCGCCCGGGCTCGACGACGGGCGGGGCGCGCAGGACGATCCGGGGGCCCCGTCGACCCCCGTCTGTGGAAGTACTCGGCTTCGGCGCGGGGCTACCTGATCCTCACGGTGGTGCTGTCGGCGGTCAACGTCGCGATGGTGATCGCGTCGGCCGTCCTGATCGGCACGATCCTGGCCGGCGTCATCACCTCGGATCGGCGCAGCGTCGCGGACTGGCGGACCGAGCTGACGTGGCTCGCGGTCGCCGTGGCGGTGCGGGTGCTGGCGGTGTGGCTGCACGCGCGCTACGCGCACCGCTCGGCCAACCGCGTCGTCTCCGAACTCGAGGTCGAGGTCCTGCAGGCCGCGGTGCGGATGCCGCCCCGCACGCTGGATCCGCGCCGCGACGAGATCGCGACCGTGCTCACCCGGGGGGTGCGGGCGATCGCGCCCTACCTCACCGGTTACCTGCCGGCGCTGATCCTGGCGGCCACGCTCACGCCGGCGACGTTCCTGGTGATCGCCTTCCAGGACCTGACCGCGGCGATGATCGTCGTCGTCACGCTGCCGCTCATCCCGGTGTTCATGATCCTGATCGGGATGCTCACCAAGGGGAAGTCCGAGCAGACGCTCGCCGCCCTCACCCGGCTGTCGGGGCAGCTGCTGGACCTGATCGCCGGCCTGCCGACCCTGCGGGCCCTGGGCCGCGAACACGGCCCGGCCACGCGGGTCCGCGAACTCGGTGACGCACACCGCAAGACCACGATGTCGTCGCTGCGCGTGGCGTTCCTGTCGTCGATGGTGCTCGAGCTGCTCGCGACGCTGTCGGTGGCGCTCATCGCCGTCAGCATCGGCCTGCGCCTGGTGTTCGGCAACATGGAACTCGAGCCCGGCATCATCGCGCTCATCCTCGCGCCCGAGGTGTATCTGCCGCTGCGCATGGTCGGCACCCAGTTCCACGCGGCCGAGGACGGGCTCGCCGCCGCGAGCAAGGCCTTCGGAGTGCTCGACCAGGCGCCACGCCGTGACGCGTCCGGCACCGCAGAGGTCGTGGCGGACGGCGCCGTCGTCGAACTCGCCGGTGTGAGTGTGCGATCCCGGTCGGGGACGGCCCCTCACCGACTCGACGCGCGCTGTGTCCCCGGCGAGGTGACGGTGCTGACCGGTGCCAACGGATCGGGGAAGTCGACTGCGCTGCAGACAGTTCTGGGGCTGACCGCCCCCGACGACGGTTCGGTTTCCGTGGCCGGGGTCGACGTCGAGGACCTAGACCCGTCCGGTTGGTGGGCGCAGATCGCGTGGCTCCCGCAGCATCCGGTCATCGTTCCCGGGACGCTGGTGGAGAACCTCGCGCTCGCCGGCGACATCGACGTCGACTCCGACGAGGTCCGGCAGGCCTGCCGGGCAACCGGATTCGACGCCGTGCTGCAGGAGTTGCCGCACGGCTGGGGCAGCGTGGTCGGCGCCGGGGGACTGGGACTGTCGCTCGGCCAGCGCCAGCGGCTCGCTCTCACCCGCCTGCTCGTGTCGCCGCGGCCGGTGTTGCTGCTCGACGAACCGACCGCGCACCTCGACGACGACACCGAGCGGACGGTGTTGACGTCGTTGCGGGCACTCGCCCGCACCGGACGCACGGTCGTGGTGGTGGGGCACCGGCCGAGCGTGCTCGCCGTCGGTGACCGGGTGATCGAGGTCGAGGCCCGTCAGGAAGTCGGTGCGTCCCATGAATCGTGA
- a CDS encoding cytochrome ubiquinol oxidase subunit I, with product MDVLDVSRWQFGITTVYHFIFVPLTIGLAPLVAIMQTMWVVTKKDHWYRLTKFFGKFFLINFAIGVATGIVQEFQFGMNWSEYSRFVGDVFGAPLALEGLVAFFLESTFLGLWIFGWTRLPKGVHLATIWLAAIGVNASAYFIIVANSFMQHPVGAKFNPETGRAELESIWALLSNNTAIAAYFHAVAGGFLTASTFVLGIAGWWMVRNMRKSKTAAPEEAETLVQDARGMFRPAARLGMLVMIIAGIGLIYTGDVQGKLMFQQQPMKMASAESLCHTETDPDFSVLTVGTHNNCDSVNHVIKVPYVLPWLAEGKFSGVTLQGVEDLQAQYVDKFGPGNYRPNLFVTYWSFRAMIGLAAGSLALALAGLWVTRGGRVPDQKWFKWLCLIAIPTPFLANSAGWIFTEMGRQPWVVAPNPTGVDMIRLTVDQGVSDHSAGLVLTSLIVFTLLYGALGVVWFYLIRRYAIEGPSPHDLHPPVAGPKPGAGGPGEPGEPEPEEQLSFAY from the coding sequence ATGGATGTCTTGGATGTCTCCCGGTGGCAGTTCGGAATCACCACCGTCTATCACTTCATCTTCGTTCCGCTCACGATCGGACTGGCACCACTGGTCGCGATCATGCAGACCATGTGGGTGGTGACCAAGAAGGACCACTGGTATCGCCTCACCAAGTTCTTCGGCAAGTTCTTCCTCATCAACTTCGCGATCGGTGTCGCGACAGGCATCGTGCAGGAATTCCAGTTCGGCATGAACTGGAGCGAGTACTCCCGCTTCGTCGGTGACGTATTCGGCGCACCACTCGCACTCGAGGGCCTCGTCGCGTTCTTCCTGGAATCGACCTTCCTCGGTCTGTGGATCTTCGGCTGGACGCGCCTGCCCAAGGGCGTTCATCTCGCGACGATCTGGCTGGCCGCGATCGGTGTGAACGCGTCGGCATACTTCATCATCGTCGCCAACTCGTTCATGCAGCATCCGGTGGGCGCGAAGTTCAACCCGGAGACCGGACGAGCCGAACTCGAGAGCATCTGGGCGCTGCTCAGCAACAACACCGCGATCGCCGCCTACTTCCACGCGGTAGCCGGCGGATTCCTGACCGCATCCACCTTCGTCCTCGGTATCGCCGGATGGTGGATGGTGCGCAACATGCGCAAGTCCAAGACCGCTGCGCCGGAGGAGGCCGAAACCCTCGTCCAGGACGCGCGCGGGATGTTCCGGCCGGCCGCGCGGCTCGGCATGCTCGTGATGATCATCGCCGGCATCGGCCTCATCTACACCGGTGACGTCCAGGGCAAGCTCATGTTCCAGCAGCAGCCGATGAAGATGGCGTCCGCGGAGTCCTTGTGCCACACGGAGACCGACCCCGACTTCTCGGTTCTCACGGTCGGCACCCACAACAACTGCGACAGCGTCAACCACGTGATCAAGGTCCCGTACGTGCTGCCGTGGCTCGCCGAGGGCAAGTTCAGCGGGGTGACGCTGCAGGGTGTCGAGGACCTGCAGGCGCAGTACGTCGACAAGTTCGGCCCCGGCAACTACCGCCCCAACCTCTTCGTCACGTACTGGTCCTTCCGCGCGATGATCGGCCTGGCGGCCGGTTCGCTGGCGCTGGCACTGGCCGGACTGTGGGTCACTCGCGGTGGTCGTGTCCCGGACCAGAAATGGTTCAAGTGGCTGTGCCTCATCGCGATTCCGACACCGTTCCTGGCCAACAGTGCGGGCTGGATCTTCACCGAGATGGGCCGCCAGCCGTGGGTGGTCGCACCGAACCCGACCGGCGTCGACATGATCCGGCTCACCGTCGACCAGGGTGTCTCGGATCATTCGGCCGGACTCGTCCTGACGTCGCTGATCGTGTTCACACTGCTGTACGGCGCTCTGGGTGTCGTGTGGTTCTACCTGATTCGCCGGTACGCGATCGAGGGGCCGTCGCCACACGATCTGCATCCGCCGGTCGCGGGCCCGAAACCGGGGGCTGGTGGTCCGGGCGAGCCGGGCGAACCGGAGCCCGAAGAGCAACTGTCGTTCGCGTACTAG
- a CDS encoding cutinase family protein codes for MGRRGMVAALAGAVVSSLFVSAAPSAAESAGSSGSGSGSGSQNGPVKNADNYGDGCPDILVLAVSGATDSTVDRDPFDDKERVPWANWLSNVTVPLGEANRDQPGTVGWMYVPYPSTYGVGVLEDVPTYQDSVAAGVASTNRILDEKKAQCGDATRFVLLGYSVGGEVTERVARELGHRDASATVTADDIAGVALVGDPYRPAGTPSLGEPGPGGGGFMSSEPADYGALEGKILYDCRPYDIACDAPPDIAVLELALGVLGQMRFTLLNPVQTFADFGRVVSQMSARAIAHIVTRENWFTSDESLLDVLRMVADQTYRDDAATAAATPERIAALEAWARGPGADVVRAKLAAEGAGFVEDNRGIVDLILGPYIFLGAIQHLLYWLPGPAPLFGDSEKLVDWISGLARNDVSQTPTGSAGSEASAASTGSAGSSG; via the coding sequence ATGGGTCGTCGGGGGATGGTGGCCGCGCTGGCCGGTGCGGTCGTGTCGTCGCTGTTCGTTTCGGCGGCGCCTTCCGCCGCCGAGAGCGCCGGTTCGTCCGGGTCCGGGTCGGGGTCGGGGTCGCAGAACGGTCCGGTGAAGAACGCCGACAACTACGGCGACGGCTGCCCCGACATCCTGGTGCTCGCGGTGTCCGGGGCCACGGACTCGACCGTCGACCGCGACCCCTTCGACGACAAGGAACGCGTGCCGTGGGCCAACTGGCTCTCGAACGTCACCGTTCCGCTGGGCGAGGCCAACCGGGACCAGCCGGGCACCGTCGGCTGGATGTACGTGCCGTATCCGTCGACGTACGGCGTGGGTGTCCTCGAGGACGTGCCCACCTATCAGGATTCGGTGGCGGCGGGCGTGGCATCGACCAACCGCATCCTCGACGAGAAGAAGGCGCAGTGCGGCGACGCCACCCGGTTCGTCCTGCTCGGGTACAGCGTCGGCGGCGAGGTCACCGAGCGGGTCGCCCGCGAACTCGGCCACCGCGACGCCTCGGCGACGGTGACCGCGGACGACATCGCGGGCGTAGCCCTCGTCGGCGATCCGTACCGGCCCGCGGGCACCCCGTCGCTGGGGGAGCCCGGGCCCGGCGGTGGCGGGTTCATGTCGTCGGAGCCGGCGGACTACGGCGCCCTCGAGGGCAAGATCCTCTACGACTGCCGCCCATACGACATCGCGTGTGATGCTCCGCCGGACATCGCCGTCCTCGAACTCGCCCTCGGGGTCCTCGGGCAGATGCGGTTCACCCTGCTGAACCCGGTGCAGACGTTCGCCGACTTCGGTCGGGTGGTCTCGCAGATGTCGGCCCGCGCGATCGCGCACATCGTCACGCGCGAGAACTGGTTCACGTCCGACGAGTCGCTGCTCGACGTGCTGCGGATGGTCGCCGACCAGACGTATCGGGACGACGCGGCGACGGCAGCGGCCACGCCGGAACGGATTGCGGCACTGGAGGCCTGGGCGCGCGGCCCGGGCGCCGACGTCGTTCGGGCCAAGCTGGCCGCCGAGGGCGCCGGGTTCGTCGAGGACAACCGCGGCATCGTCGACCTGATCCTCGGGCCGTATATCTTCCTGGGCGCGATCCAGCACCTGCTGTACTGGCTCCCTGGCCCCGCCCCCTTGTTCGGCGACAGCGAGAAGCTCGTCGACTGGATCAGCGGTCTGGCGCGTAACGACGTCTCGCAGACGCCGACCGGTTCGGCCGGCTCGGAAGCTTCGGCAGCCTCGACAGGTTCAGCGGGGTCGTCCGGCTGA